Proteins from a single region of Trichoderma asperellum chromosome 3, complete sequence:
- a CDS encoding uncharacterized protein (EggNog:ENOG41) has protein sequence MPLIDVEAPPTSTDAHYVVYFASPENGQSSWCPDCRNALPALQNVFGAESAPSAYVIQAGTRAEWRGNPNNKWRSPPYNVTCLPTIVRVENGKEVARLGDVEGQEESALRKLIA, from the exons ATGCCTTTGATCGATGTGGAGGCTCCCCCCACGAGCACTGACGCTCACTATGTTGTCTACTTCGCGTCACCAGAGAATGGCCAATCATCATGGTGTCCTGACTGTCGAAACGCTCTTCCGGCTCTCCAGAACGTCTTTGGTGCAGAATCAGCACCTTCAGCCTATGTAATCCAAGCCGGCACTCGTGCGGAGTGGAGGGGCAACCCGAACAACAAGTGGCGCAGTCCGCCATACAATGTGACATGTTTGCCAACAATTGTGAGAGTGGAAAAT GGCAAGGAAGTTGCCCGTCTCGGAGATGTTGAGGGCCAGGAGGAGTCGGCTCTGAGAAAGCTGATTGCATAA
- a CDS encoding uncharacterized protein (EggNog:ENOG41) — protein sequence MSHLQYYSYDGVGKRNVEKYSYSQAVRVGDRIEISGQGGWHPTTGEFQRDVNAQIDQAFANVERTLKDAGGKGWSQVYRVNSYHLPLNDEALEAMVRNFKTYMPDHQPLWTTIGVSRLGEDAMRVEIEVVAHDPEGAKAASSK from the exons ATGTCTCATTTACAGTATTATTCTTACGATGGTGTCGGCAAAAGGAATGTAGAGAAGTATTCTTACAGCCAGGCCGTCCGTGTTGGCGATCGAATTGAAATCTCTGGTCAAG GAGGATGGCACCCTACTACCGGCGAGTTCCAAAGAGACGTTAATGCGCAAATCGATCAGGCATTCGCCAATGTTGAGCGAACCTTGAAGGATGCTGGCGGTAAAGGGTGGTCGCAGGTTTATCGTGTTAATTCTTACCATCTCCCTCTCAACGACGAGGCGTTAGAGGCCATGGTAAGGAATTTCAAGACCTATATGCCTGATCATCAACCCCTCTGGACTACGATTGGAGTAAGCAGGCTGGGCGAGGATGCCATGCGTGTGGAAATTGAAGTGGTCGCGCACGATCCCGAAGGAGCAaaagcagcatcaagcaAATAA
- a CDS encoding uncharacterized protein (TransMembrane:4 (o6-25i32-53o59-80i128-145o)), producing the protein MPLYYFYYFYYFYYFYYFYYFYYFYYFYYFYYFYYFYYFYYFYYFYYFYYFYYFYYFYYFYYFYYFYYFYYFYYFYFYYFQYSSLTSNLKGTKAPTAVSREINKDNSDLPLLVLTSRPMHKEDCRRRLSLSLFVNAAGLAVPLPFSNRSSLINETEA; encoded by the exons ATGCCTCtatactacttctactacttctactacttctactacttctactacttctactacttctactacttctactacttctactacttctactacttctactacttctactacttctactacttctactacttctactacttctactacttctactacttctactacttctactacttctactacttctactacttctactacttctactacttctactacttctacttctactacttccaATATTCTAGTTTAACAAGCAACTTGAAGGGGACCAAGGCCCCAACGGCAGTCTCTCGCGAAATCAACAAAGACAACTCAGATCTACCTTTGCTCGTCTTGACCTCCCGGCCAATGCAT aaagaagattGCAGGCGCCGCTTGAGCCTCTCGTTGTTCGTTAACGCAGCCGGCCTCGCGGTGCCGTTGCCCTTCAGCAATcgcagcagcctcatcaaCGAGACAGAGGCATAA
- a CDS encoding uncharacterized protein (EggNog:ENOG41): MASMANNMPKLKTIGIQQPETAYIDRYAVRIVALNPLGDVAIIYVKRGNYLKLPGGGIEINEDHHNAAQREVEEETGAVVSLRGTGCIATTEEFRSDLHQISYCYLADVLDTSGNPSLTEEERIDGLSHQWLPINKAIEAMTSAEPTSELGRYIQERDVYLLTEVRKVLEDGHEQVDRN; this comes from the coding sequence ATGGCAAGCATGGCTAATAATATGCCGAAACTCAAGACTATTGGCATCCAACAGCCCGAAACCGCCTATATTGACCGATATGCTGTCCGTATAGTTGCTCTCAACCCTCTTGGCGAcgttgctattatatatgtTAAAAGGGGGAACTATTTGAAACTTCCAGGTGGTGGTATTGAAATAAACGAAGATCATCATAATGCCGCCCAGCGCGAAGTCGAAGAAGAAACTGGGGCCGTTGTTTCCTTACGCGGCACTGGCTGTATAGCTACTACCGAAGAATTTCGCAGCGACCTCCATCAGATCTCTTACTGTTATCTCGCCGATGTTCTCGATACTTCCGGTAATCCCTCTctaacagaagaagaacgaaTTGACGGGCTTAGCCATCAGTGGCTGCCTATCAACAAGGCCATAGAAGCCATGACCTCAGCTGAACCAACATCGGAGCTTGGCCGTTACATACAAGAGCGCGACGTTTACCTTCTTACTGAAGTTAGGAAGGTTCTGGAAGATGGACATGAACAGGTGGATAGGAACTGA